The Bifidobacterium bifidum ATCC 29521 = JCM 1255 = DSM 20456 region AGCTCGAAGCTGTGGCCGCGCGGCGCGGGGGCCGGTGTCAGGTGGCCGCCGTCGGCGATATCGATCTGCTCGCGCACCAGGTCGAGCCCGCACACCTCCTCGCTGACCGTGTGCTCGACCTGCAAACGCGGGTTGACCTCCAGGAAGTACACCTTGCGATGCGGGGTCACCATGAACTCGCACGTGCCCAGACCGATGTAGTCGACCTTGTTGAACAGGCTGCGCGAATACGTCTCCAGCTGGTTGATGACCTCGTCCGGCAGGAACGGAGCGGGGGCCTCCTCGACGAGCTTCTGGTTGCGCCGCTGCACAGAGCAGTCACGCGTCGAGTACACGGTGAAGTCGCCGAAACGGTCGCGGCCGCACTGGGTCTCCACGTGGCGGGCCTTGTCGATGAACTTCTCGATGAAGTACTCGTCCAGGTCGCCGCCCTGCATCGCGTCATGGTTCATGTAGAAGCGACGCATCTCGTCATCGTCGTGCACGACGGTGATGCCTCGGCCGCCACCGCCGTCGGTGCGCTTCATCATCACCGGGTAGCCGTACGTGTGCGAGAAGTCCAGCAGCGTGCGCAGCTCGCGCACCGGCTCGCTGATGCCCGGCACCGGCGGCACCTGCGCGGACTTCGCCACGCGACGCGCGGTGATCTTGTCGCCGAGGTCGATCAGCGCCTGCGGATGCGGCCCCACCCAGATCGCGCCCGCTTTCTCGACCTTGTCGGCGAAGCTCGGCACCTCGGAGAGGAATCCGTAGCCGGGGTGCACGGCGTTCGCGCCGGACCGGTGCAGGATGCCGATCAACAGGTCCTCGTTGAGGTATGTGCTCGCGTATGTGTCACCCGACAGCAGGTACGACTCGTCGGCCAGCTGGACGTACTGGGCGTTGCGGTCCTGTTCGGAGTACACCGCCACCGTGGAAATCCCCATCTCCCGGGCGGTTCTCACCACGCGCAGCGCGATCTCGCCGCGGTTGGCGACGAGTATTTTCTTGACGATATTTCCCATATATTCCACTATCGCCGTATGCGCGCGAGTGCGGAGTCAAGTTTTCGACAAAAACGGCGGCGATATTTTGTAGAGCGAAGACAAACGGCCACGTAAGTTCCGGCACCGTAACCGGCGAACATCCACAAAAGGCCGTCTCGACTTTTGTATGTTCCCGACAGGCCGTCTAAGGCGAGGGCTTTCTATCATTGGCGACAACGGAGGGACACTCGCCGTCCGTTCTTTCATCATCGAGAGGGGTTATTCATGTCCGAACGTACTGTTTCCACCGCCCAGCGCGGCCGTATGCTGGCTTCGACCATCGGCAAGCCGGTGCTGTTCGCCGTCCTCATGTGGCTCGCTTCGGCAGCTGGTGAGATTTCGATCCCTGGCACCCCGGTGCCGATCACGCTGCAGACCTTCGTCATGATGCTGGCAGGTCTGATGCTCAGCTGGCGTCAGGCAGGCAGCGCGGTGGTGCTGTATCTGGCCGCCGGCGCGGCCGGACTGCCGGTGTTCGCCGGCGGCGCCTCCACCGCCGCCCTGTTCGGCCCGAGCGCGGGCTTCCTGATCGGCTTCCTGCCGGCCGTAATCGTCACCGCCCTGCTACGCGGCAAGGCGCGTCTTGACTCGGCTCCGCACGCCGCGCTGACCGCCGTCCGCTACTTCGGCGCCTCACTGGCCGGCAACCTGGTGGTGCTGTACCTGTTCGGCATCACGATTCAGTCCATGGTCATGCATGTTCCGTTCACGACCGTGGCGATTGCGTCGATGGGCTTCGTGATCGGCGATGTCATCAAGGCCGTCGTCGCGTCGCTCGCGGCGACCGGTCTGGCCAAGCTGTTCTGATTCGCGTCGCTGTTGTCGCAGCGAACGGTTCTCAATAGCGTTTGTGCGAGGATTTCTAACATTCCCGCACAAACGCTCATATGGAAGAAGCCCGGAATTCCGGGCTTCTTCCATATTTTTTGTTCATTTCGGACGGATGCAGGCTCACACCTTTCTTATTGAGAACCGTTCGCTGCGACTACAGCGGCAATACGCCGACGTCGGCCGTGTGCACGACATGGTTTTCGCCCGCATCGTCACGCACGCTCAGCGACGCATCGGCGTTCAGCGCCGTCGCCGTACCGGTCAGCACCGAACCATCGGTGAAGCGCGCCTCAACACGACGTCCCAGCGTCCAGCACACGCAGGAGGTCTCCTCGCGCAGCCGCTCGGCGGCGGCATGCGGGTCTGCCACGAAACCGCTCAGTCGGGAACTCAGCGACCGCACGATATGCGCGGCGATCATATCACGCAGTGTCCGGGCATCGGGCAGCCCTTGCACATGCAGTTGCAGTGACGTGGACTGCTCCGTGGGCAACCGGTCGGCCGGTATCGCGAGGTTGATGCCGATGCCGATCACCAGCGCCGCGCTGTCATCGCGCCCGGGCAGCGGCACCATCTCGGTGAGGATGCCACCCAGCTTGCGTCCCTGGCAGAACAGGTCATTCGGCCACTTGAGCCGCAGACCGCAATCTTCACTGGCCACCCCACATTCGGCGAGCGCGCCCCGCAGCGCATCCAGCGCGGCAAACCCGGCGATCACCGTCAGCCAGCCGTTTACGCTGCCGTCGGCGATCACGCCCGCCGGCAGCGTGGCGATGTACGAGCAGGTCATCGATTCGCCGGGAGCACTCACCCATGTGCGTTCCAGCCGGCCGCGGCCCGCGCTCTGCACATCAGTGGCCACCACGGCCACACCGGCACCCCCGTCGGCCGGAGGCGCCATGGTGCCGTCGCGCAGCATCTGCCGCGCCAGCGTATTGGTCGATGCGGTTTCCACCACCGCAATCACATTGTCAGCCACCTCGGTGGTGCGTGGCATGTTTGGAATGATTCCCCTTGTTGTTTCCGACATGCCTTCAGATTATGCCCGATATCGTCCTACGGCAAATGCCGGCAATGGCACGATCGCCGCCGTTCAAGGCGCATCGGTAGAATACCATGACATGACCACAGCTCACATCACGGATCACTCCAGCGCCACCCCGGCCCGCGGCGGGCGCGGAGGCAGCGGCGGCAGGTCACGACGCGCCACCGGCATCGCCCTCGCGCGTCTCGCGGCCGTGGCGCGATGGACGCTGGCCGTCGCGGCCTGCCTGTGGATCGCCTTGTGCGTGGCGGTGGGGCCGCTCTACTGGGCAGACTCCTCGATCGCGGATTTCGGCGCGGTGAACTGGTTGTTTGCCGTTGTCGGATTCCTTGTACCATTCGCCGCCGTGGTCGCAATGACTCGCTGGGCGAACGGCATACCGGTGTTCGGCTGGTCCAGCGGCAAGAACGGCCTGCATCCACGGCGCCTGATTCCGGCGGGCGCACGTCGCGCGGCCGCGCGGCTCCTGGCATCCGCTCCCGGCTCGTGGGTCAGCCGGACCGGACGGTTCCTCGCCCGGGTATGCGTACGTGCCACCGACCGGTGGTGGAAAATCGCACTGATCCTGTTCATCGGCTGGCTTTGGGTGCCGACGACGCTGCTGTCCGCGTTCGGCGCCGACATCCGCTCTCAGGCTCGCGAGTTCAGCTGGGCCTGGAACCAATGGACCGGCCTGGATCAGCCGTATATCGGATTCTTCTCATTCGTGCCGATGGACATCTATCCGACCGCGCACTACATATGGCCGTCGAATCCGACGTACCTGACCGATCAGCACAACATCGTGCTGACGGTACTGTATGGTGCCGTGCTGTCGGTCTCCCGGTATTTCACCGATTCCAACGATGTCGGATTCGTGGTGCTGTCATCCGCGCAGTTCCTGTTCGCCGCGTTCTGCTGCGCCGCCACCGCCAACCGGTTCTTCAACTTGCCGTGGCTGCCGCGCCGCGCCGGCATTGACTTCACGCATCCCGAACGCGGGCTGATGGCACTGGTCATGCTTGATTTCACGCATCCGGAGCGCGGGTACGCCTCCCCCGGCTTCGCGGCGCGGGCATGTGCCGGGAACGGACGCCTGCCCGAAGGCGCCTCGGGATGGTTCTCGCGTCTGGTGATTATCCTGTTCTTCCTATGCTGTCCGCTCGCGGTGTTCTCGACGATCTCGCTGACGAAATCGCCTCTGTTCGCGTTCTCGTTCGTGTGGGCGTTCGGCGTGTGGTACGAGCTGTTCCGTACGTGGCGAGGCAAGGGCGACAAGGTGGTCAGGCTGCGCCGCCGCAGCCTTATCGCATTGATCCTGGCCTGCGTGGTGATGCTGGCGAGCGCGAAGTACGCTTGGTACATCATCGTGCTGCAGCTGATTCTTGCGCTGCTTTCCGACCATCGCCGCTGGAAGGCGTACGTCGTCGCGTTGCTGCTGCCGGTCATCGTGCTGCATGGCGGCGTCGTGATGCTGACCCGCACCGGTGCGATCATCAGCGGCGATCCGATCGAAAGCCACGGCGTCCAGCTGCAGCAGATCGCCCGCATCGCCAAGCGCAATCCGGGCAGCATACCGCAGTCCGCCAGGGAGGAGATCGCGCCGATCTTCAATCTCGATCAGATGGCCGACGCCTACCAGCCGCAGGATGCCGACCCGGTGAAGTCGTCCGGCATCCAGTCGAAGAAGGTAAGCTACCGCTGGCGGTCGGTCACACAGGAGGACATGGCCCGGTTCAATAGCGCCTGGTGGCAGATCGTCAAGGCCGATCCCGTCACCGCCATCGACGCGCTGCTGGCGAAGTGCTTCGGCTATTTCAACCCGATGGATCAGCCGTACGTGTCGATGGATTACTACGTGAACAGCGATTATGTGACAGACCAGACCACGTGGATCAAATACTGGTGCAGCGAGTGGCGGCAGTCCATCGCCGAGGGCGCAAAGCAGTTCGGTGAGATTCCGGTGCTGGGATGGGTGGCTCACGGCAACCTGTATGTGATGATGACGCTGCTGATCGGCGCGGCCGAAGTGGTGCTTCGCCGGTGGCGCACACTGGTCATGCATCTGCCGCTGCTGCTGCTCATGGGCGTGATGATCACCGCGCCCGCGAACAATTTCGAGCGACATATGCTGCCGGTGGCGTTCGTGTTCGGATTCGTGGTGCTCACGTTCTGGCGGGAGTCGCAGCGGGCGCGGCGCAACGCGGACATCCGGTGACGACTGGTGACGCTTGCAGACGGTTCGGCTATGCTGGACGGTATGACCGATTTCGACACGGAGCATGGTTCCGTTGACTTCCTTGACCTGCTGAGCAGTGGTTCCGCTCAGGATGACGCCGATTCCCGACTGGAATCGGTGGCGTTCGCGTGTCTGGTCAATGGGTTGGCGGATGAGCGTGCCGCGGCGATTCTGGGGATTCTTGATTTTTCGGATGATTTTCTGTGCTTTGCCATCGGTGGCAAGCCGTTGCACACGATGGCGGGCACAAGGGCCGCGATCCGCAGGACCGTGCATGATCTGGGCGGCGGGCCGTGCGTGACGGGGACGACGAACGGTCTGTGCGTGGCGCTGATCATGCCGCGTGCGGCGGCGACGCCCGATGTAACGTGTACCAATACGCTGTCGGCGTTCTCGACGAAGGCGCCGGTGTGCCTGGGACCTTTGCGCCGCGGTGTCGAGGGTGCCTGCCGCACGGTGCAGGCGGTCCGTTCGGCGATTGCGGCGGCTCCCGCATTGCCGCAGGTTCCGCGCCCGATGCGTGCCGATGACGTGCTGCCTGAGCGGGCGCTGCTGGGGGATCAGGATGCCGTGGACGAGCTGGTGAATACGGTATATGCCAGTCTGCAGACGGCGGGGCCGGACGATCCTACTTTGGAGACCGTGTCCACGTTCCTGCGCAACGGCGGCTCGTTGGAGACCACGGCCAAGGAATTGAGCGTACACCCGAACACGGTGCGGTACCGTTTGAAGCGGGCCGCCGAAACCACCGGCTGGGACGCCGCCGACGCGCGCGAGGCCTACGTGTTACGCACCGCCATCGCCCTGGGCCGCATGCATACCGCCTGAGCGCACCGCGACTGAGGAGCGATGCAGGTAACGCGCCACCACACAACACACCCCTGAACACGCCGCGATGCGCGCGGTGCCAAGACGCACCGAAGGAAGCGGTAATAAAGGTACCGCGACTGAGGAGCAACGCAGGTAACGCGCCATCGCGGTGTGTTCAGGCGTGTTCAGAAGAGG contains the following coding sequences:
- a CDS encoding ATP-binding protein; this translates as MGNIVKKILVANRGEIALRVVRTAREMGISTVAVYSEQDRNAQYVQLADESYLLSGDTYASTYLNEDLLIGILHRSGANAVHPGYGFLSEVPSFADKVEKAGAIWVGPHPQALIDLGDKITARRVAKSAQVPPVPGISEPVRELRTLLDFSHTYGYPVMMKRTDGGGGRGITVVHDDDEMRRFYMNHDAMQGGDLDEYFIEKFIDKARHVETQCGRDRFGDFTVYSTRDCSVQRRNQKLVEEAPAPFLPDEVINQLETYSRSLFNKVDYIGLGTCEFMVTPHRKVYFLEVNPRLQVEHTVSEEVCGLDLVREQIDIADGGHLTPAPAPRGHSFELRITSEDPATNLTPSSGTLERIVWPSGPGLRIDTGVEQGDTVSPKFDSMMGKVVITAQSREAAVARVRRALDELVIEGVPTPVSLFKQIFNDDEFTAEHGHLFDVSTKWLERKYLNHEPQTVRSGQPASLSGEGQDAGAKAPTSESFVIEVDDRRVKLTVPTDIVNNLMGAGRSRGAKRPSQPLRGQGLHAIAEKKEHNDGKSGVIASPMQAVVTRINVAEGQSVTKGDLLVVLESMKMENYVYAPVNGTVAKIFVAPATGVEAGETLVAMDVDGAKARDKSGAVDDGGKSASTAKNGKEGK
- a CDS encoding biotin transporter BioY produces the protein MSERTVSTAQRGRMLASTIGKPVLFAVLMWLASAAGEISIPGTPVPITLQTFVMMLAGLMLSWRQAGSAVVLYLAAGAAGLPVFAGGASTAALFGPSAGFLIGFLPAVIVTALLRGKARLDSAPHAALTAVRYFGASLAGNLVVLYLFGITIQSMVMHVPFTTVAIASMGFVIGDVIKAVVASLAATGLAKLF
- a CDS encoding biotin--[acetyl-CoA-carboxylase] ligase, with product MPRTTEVADNVIAVVETASTNTLARQMLRDGTMAPPADGGAGVAVVATDVQSAGRGRLERTWVSAPGESMTCSYIATLPAGVIADGSVNGWLTVIAGFAALDALRGALAECGVASEDCGLRLKWPNDLFCQGRKLGGILTEMVPLPGRDDSAALVIGIGINLAIPADRLPTEQSTSLQLHVQGLPDARTLRDMIAAHIVRSLSSRLSGFVADPHAAAERLREETSCVCWTLGRRVEARFTDGSVLTGTATALNADASLSVRDDAGENHVVHTADVGVLPL
- a CDS encoding DUF6020 family protein, with the translated sequence MTTAHITDHSSATPARGGRGGSGGRSRRATGIALARLAAVARWTLAVAACLWIALCVAVGPLYWADSSIADFGAVNWLFAVVGFLVPFAAVVAMTRWANGIPVFGWSSGKNGLHPRRLIPAGARRAAARLLASAPGSWVSRTGRFLARVCVRATDRWWKIALILFIGWLWVPTTLLSAFGADIRSQAREFSWAWNQWTGLDQPYIGFFSFVPMDIYPTAHYIWPSNPTYLTDQHNIVLTVLYGAVLSVSRYFTDSNDVGFVVLSSAQFLFAAFCCAATANRFFNLPWLPRRAGIDFTHPERGLMALVMLDFTHPERGYASPGFAARACAGNGRLPEGASGWFSRLVIILFFLCCPLAVFSTISLTKSPLFAFSFVWAFGVWYELFRTWRGKGDKVVRLRRRSLIALILACVVMLASAKYAWYIIVLQLILALLSDHRRWKAYVVALLLPVIVLHGGVVMLTRTGAIISGDPIESHGVQLQQIARIAKRNPGSIPQSAREEIAPIFNLDQMADAYQPQDADPVKSSGIQSKKVSYRWRSVTQEDMARFNSAWWQIVKADPVTAIDALLAKCFGYFNPMDQPYVSMDYYVNSDYVTDQTTWIKYWCSEWRQSIAEGAKQFGEIPVLGWVAHGNLYVMMTLLIGAAEVVLRRWRTLVMHLPLLLLMGVMITAPANNFERHMLPVAFVFGFVVLTFWRESQRARRNADIR
- a CDS encoding PucR family transcriptional regulator, translating into MLDGMTDFDTEHGSVDFLDLLSSGSAQDDADSRLESVAFACLVNGLADERAAAILGILDFSDDFLCFAIGGKPLHTMAGTRAAIRRTVHDLGGGPCVTGTTNGLCVALIMPRAAATPDVTCTNTLSAFSTKAPVCLGPLRRGVEGACRTVQAVRSAIAAAPALPQVPRPMRADDVLPERALLGDQDAVDELVNTVYASLQTAGPDDPTLETVSTFLRNGGSLETTAKELSVHPNTVRYRLKRAAETTGWDAADAREAYVLRTAIALGRMHTA